The Punica granatum isolate Tunisia-2019 chromosome 4, ASM765513v2, whole genome shotgun sequence genome has a window encoding:
- the LOC116203672 gene encoding amidophosphoribosyltransferase, chloroplastic has translation MAAAVAASPTAVAANTSVSSNLSKKPTSSSLPLHPSKPLAKPLSLTAHKLAVRNSIAASSRDPNFEPLPSEDNPIKNPLAAAFKNPNFEPLKGKSPASDGTSDVDFSLDKPREECGVVGIYGDTEASRLCYLALHALQHRGQEGAGIVAVHDNVLQSITGVGLVADVFNQSKLDQLPGSSAIGHVRYSTAGASMLKNVQPFVAGYRFGSVGVAHNGNLVNYRSLRAQLEESGSIFNTGSDTEVVLHLIAISKARPFFVRIIEACEKLKGAYSMVFLTEDKLVAVRDPHGFRPLVMGRRSNGAYVFASETCALDLIEATYVRDVNPGEVVVVDKEGEHNLCLMPHPEPKQCIFEHIYFALPNSIVFGRSVYESRSKYGEILATESPVDCDVVIAVPDSGVVAALGYAAKIGVPFQQGLIRSHYVGRTFIEPSQSIRDFGVKLKLAPVRAVLEGKRVVVVDDSIVRGTTSSKIVRMLREAGAKEVHMRIASPPMVASCYYGVDTPSSEELISNRLTVEEIREFIGSDSLAFLSFDSLKRYLGNESPNFCYACFSRDYPVKPSEVKVKRIGDFLDDGLNGSIESIDGGWVQTRTEKDKIVGQSV, from the coding sequence ATGGCAGCCGCAGTAGCCGCCTCCCCTACTGCCGTCGCCGCCAACACCAGCGTCTCCTCCAACCTCTCCAAGAAGCCCACCTCCAGCTCCCTCCCCCTCCACCCTTCCAAACCCCTCGCAAAACCCCTCTCCCTCACTGCCCACAAGCTCGCCGTCAGGAACTCCATCGCCGCTTCCTCTAGGGACCCGAACTTTGAGCCTCTCCCCTCCGAAGACAACCCCATCAAGAATCCCCTCGCCGCGGCCTTTAAAAATCCAAACTTTGAGCCCCTCAAGGGGAAAAGCCCCGCCTCCGACGGTACTTCTGACGTCGATTTCTCCCTTGACAAGCCCCGGGAAGAGTGCGGGGTGGTTGGCATCTACGGCGACACCGAGGCCTCCCGCCTTTGCTACTTGGCCCTCCATGCACTCCAGCACCGGGGCCAGGAAGGGGCGGGGATCGTGGCGGTCCATGACAACGTCCTCCAGTCAATCACCGGTGTCGGCCTTGTAGCTGACGTTTTCAATCAGTCCAAATTGGACCAGCTCCCCGGGAGCTCTGCCATCGGTCACGTCCGCTACTCCACTGCAGGGGCCTCCATGCTTAAGAACGTCCAGCCCTTCGTGGCGGGCTACCGGTTTGGGTCCGTGGGAGTGGCCCACAATGGCAACCTGGTGAACTACCGGTCCCTCCGTGCCCAGCTTGAGGAGAGCGGTTCGATCTTCAACACCGGCTCCGACACTGAGGTCGTGCTCCACCTCATCGCCATATCAAAGGCTCGGCCTTTCTTTGTTAGGATCATTGAGGCTTGCGAGAAGCTAAAGGGAGCTTACTCGATGGTGTTCTTAACCGAGGATAAGTTAGTTGCCGTTAGGGACCCTCACGGGTTTAGACCTCTTGTGATGGGCAGGAGGAGCAATGGGGCTTATGTGTTTGCCTCTGAGACTTGTGCTCTTGACCTGATTGAGGCAACATATGTCAGAGATGTGAATCCCGGAGAAGTCGTCGTAGTCGATAAGGAGGGTGAGCATAACCTCTGTTTGATGCCCCACCCTGAACCGAAGCAATGCATCTTTGAGCATATTTACTTTGCCCTGCCCAATTCTATTGTGTTTGGTCGATCTGTGTATGAGTCTCGGTCCAAATACGGGGAGATATTAGCCACCGAGTCTCCTGTTGATTGTGATGTCGTGATTGCAGTTCCCGACTCTGGGGTTGTGGCTGCTCTCGGGTATGCAGCTAAAATCGGGGTCCCCTTCCAGCAAGGGCTCATAAGGTCCCACTACGTGGGGAGGACGTTTATCGAGCCGAGCCAGAGCATTAGAGACTTTGGGGTGAAGCTTAAGCTTGCTCCTGTAAGAGCTGTTTTGGAGGGAAAGAGGGTGGTCGTGGTGGACGATTCAATCGTGAGAGGAACCACCTCATCGAAGATCGTGAGGATGCTAAGAGAAGCAGGGGCTAAGGAGGTTCACATGAGGATTGCGAGCCCACCCATGGTTGCTTCTTGCTATTACGGGGTGGATACACCAAGCTCGGAGGAGTTGATATCTAACAGGTTGACTGTGGAGGAGATTAGGGAGTTCATAGGTTCAGACTCCCTTGCCTTCCTCTCATTCGATAGCTTGAAGAGGTACCTGGGCAACGAGTCTCCCAACTTCTGTTACGCCTGCTTCTCCAGGGATTATCCCGTGAAGCCTAGCGAGGTCAAGGTGAAGAGGATTGGTGATTTCTTGGATGATGGGCTCAACGGGAGCATAGAGTCCATCGATGGAGGGTGGGTTCAAACTCGAACCGAGAAGGACAAGATAGTTGGCCAGTCGGTTTAG
- the LOC116203458 gene encoding auxin-responsive protein SAUR21-like gives MAIRVPGILRRGKGSALVSSDVPKGHFAVYVGEKQMKRYVVPISFLDQPLFLELLSKAEEEFGFNHPMGGLTIPCREDTFIAVATRLRNL, from the coding sequence ATGGCCATTCGTGTTCCCGGAATTCTCCGCCGAGGTAAAGGGTCAGCATTGGTGTCCTCTGACGTCCCCAAAGGCCATTTTGCAGTCTATGTCGGGGAGAAGCAGATGAAGAGATACGTAGTGCCGATATCGTTCTTGGATCAGCCTTTGTTCCTGGAATTGTTGAGCAAGGCCGAGGAAGAGTTTGGGTTTAATCACCCCATGGGCGGTCTGACCATTCCTTGCAGAGAGGACACGTTCATTGCTGTAGCAACTCGTTTGAGAAACttgtaa
- the LOC116203456 gene encoding uncharacterized protein LOC116203456 yields MSAGRQSHVISRACAGVAIRKQRSQSFFHSFYIALSLLTHSLPKPNLQNPRIELTSPCKQLLFRSVLSKAFHHNPMAIRFPKIASYAKQMVRHRILLSPEGSEVPKGHFPVYVGETLRKRYAVPISFLKMASFQSLLSQAEEEFGFDHPMGGVTIPCKEEDFISLNCGF; encoded by the coding sequence ATGTCAGCAGGGAGGCAAAGCCATGTGATTTCTCGGGCATGTGCTGGTGTTGCTATCAGAAAACAGAGGTCCCAGAGCTTCTTTCACTCATTCTATATAGCACTTTCCTTGCTAACCCATTCACTTCCAAAGCCGAACTTACAGAATCCAAGGATTGAACTCACTTCTCCCTGCAAGCAGCTACTTTTCCGCAGCGTACTTTCTAAAGCTTTTCATCACAACCCAATGGCCATCCGGTTCCCAAAGATTGCTTCTTATGCCAAGCAGATGGTACGGCATCGCATTCTTCTATCTCCGGAAGGTTCGGAGGTcccaaaaggccattttcctGTATATGTTGGAGAAACTCTCAGGAAGAGATATGCGGTTCCTATCTCCTTCTTGAAGATGGCTTCGTTCCAGAGCCTTTTGTCCCAGGCCGAAGAGGAGTTTGGCTTCGACCATCCTATGGGTGGCGTCACCATCCCTTGCAAGGAAGAAGATTTCATTAGTCTCAACTGCGGTTTCTAA
- the LOC116203673 gene encoding probable ribosome-binding factor A, chloroplastic, whose protein sequence is MPLSLLFHHHAPLPPPLARPIAAAQLGSACPPGIVGPFPPPLPQAGVAVTRRARTVRCMANPRRVKMVAKQIRRELSDMLLTDKVLQYAILPEAALGADRYLSSLTTISDVEVSADLQVVKVYVSVFGDERGREVAIAGLKSKAKYVRSELGRRMKLRLTPEVRFIEDESLERGSRVIAILDRIKAEKKMEEDEDDEQVRPSDGSQDNQDWEGDDPDEGIIYVD, encoded by the exons ATGCCGCTCTCGCTTCTCTTCCACCACCACGCACCTCTTCCTCCGCCGCTCGCCCGGCCAATCGCCGCCGCTCAACTTGGCTCGGCGTGTCCTCCGGGTATCGTCGGACCATTCCCTCCGCCTCTCCCGCAGGCAGGTGTAGCGGTGACGCGGAGAGCGAGAACAGTGAGGTGCATGGCGAACCCGAGGAGGGTGAAGATGGTGGCGAAGCAGATTAGGCGCGAGCTCTCCGATATGCTGCTCACGGATAAGGTGTTGCAGTACGCGATACTGCCTGAAGCCGCCCTCGGAGCGGACCGTTATCTCTCTTCACTCACTACTATCAGCGACGTCGAGGTTTCAGCTGATTTACAG GTGGTTAAAGTATACGTGTCTGTTTTCGGTGATGAAAGAGGTCGGGAAGTTGCGATCGCTGGGTTGAAGTCAAAAGCTAAGTACGTGCGCAGTGAATTGGGCAGGCGTATGAAGTTACGGTTGACTCCGGAAGTACGCTTCATAGAAGATGAGTCTTTAGAGAGGGGAAGCAGG GTGATTGCTATATTAGATAGGATAAAGGCTGAGAAAAagatggaagaagatgaggatgatgaaCAAGTTAGACCATCAGATGGATCTCAAGATAATCAAGATTGGGAAGGTGATGACCCTGATGAAGGCATCATATATGTTGACTAA
- the LOC116202565 gene encoding auxin-responsive protein SAUR50-like yields the protein MAILRKSNKLSQAALVKQILKRCSSLGKKHGGSSYDDEDQGLPFDVPKGHFAVYVGENRSRYIVPVSFLTHPEFQYLLQQAEEEFGYDHDMGITIPCEEVVFRSLTSMLR from the coding sequence ATGGCCATCCTCAGGAAATCCAACAAGCTCTCTCAGGCAGCCCTCGTCAAGCAGATCCTCAAGCGATGCTCGAGCCTGGGGAAGAAGCACGGTGGTAGCTCATACGACGACGAGGACCAGGGCCTCCCCTTCGATGTCCCCAAGGGCCATTTCGCGGTTTACGTGGGGGAGAACCGGAGCAGGTACATCGTGCCGGTCTCCTTCCTGACTCACCCTGAGTTCCAGTACCTCCTCCAACAGGCCGAGGAGGAGTTTGGGTACGATCATGACATGGGCATCACGATCCCCTGCGAGGAAGTCGTTTTCCGGTCTCTAACTTCGATGCTACGATGA
- the LOC116203674 gene encoding uncharacterized protein LOC116203674 isoform X2: MAPPPGPYSGKSTLALVARASAFSVGLVYGSIKLKYLKAQAKSQRKAEAKAHH; encoded by the exons ATGGCGCCGCCTCCTGGACCGTACTCCGGCAAGAGCACTCTCGCTCTG GTTGCCCGTGCTTCCGCTTTCTCGGTCGGACTCGTTTACGGGAGCATCAAGCTCAAGTATCTCAAG GCCCAGGCGAAGTCGCAAAGGAAAGCAGAAGCAAAGGCACACCACTGA
- the LOC116203459 gene encoding auxin-induced protein 15A-like has product MAIWFGKITRSKQMFRQVAEGLDIPKGYFSVYVGETERTRYAVPISFLKNPSFQNLLSQVEEEFGFDHPMGGLTLPCKEEVFISLACHL; this is encoded by the coding sequence ATGGCTATTTGGTTCGGGAAAATCACTCGCAGCAAGCAGATGTTTCGGCAAGTGGCTGAGGGATTGGATATCCCCAAAGGTTATTTTTCTGTATATGTCGGTGAGACAGAGAGGACAAGATATGCAGTTCCTATCTCCTTCTTGAAGAATCCATCCTTCCAAAACCTGCTATCTCAGGTCGAAGAGGAGTTTGGGTTTGATCATCCTATGGGTGGACTAACCCTCCCCTGCAAGGAAGAAGTGTTCATCAGTCTTGCTTGCCATTTATAG
- the LOC116203674 gene encoding uncharacterized protein LOC116203674 isoform X1, producing MAPPPGPYSGKSTLALVARASAFSVGLVYGSIKLKYLKVKDLLLDGPRRSRKGKQKQRHTTEPGNC from the exons ATGGCGCCGCCTCCTGGACCGTACTCCGGCAAGAGCACTCTCGCTCTG GTTGCCCGTGCTTCCGCTTTCTCGGTCGGACTCGTTTACGGGAGCATCAAGCTCAAGTATCTCAAGGTGAAAGATTTGCTCCTTGATGG GCCCAGGCGAAGTCGCAAAGGAAAGCAGAAGCAAAGGCACACCACTGAACCCGGGAACTGCTGA
- the LOC116203463 gene encoding auxin-induced protein X15-like, whose product MAPRFPRIGHAKRMLRQASCSSDVPKGHFAVYVGETQKTRYVVPISFLKNSSFQSLLSQAEEEFGFNHPASGLTIPCSEEVFIRLTC is encoded by the coding sequence ATGGCTCCTCGATTCCCAAGAATTGGTCATGCTAAGCGGATGCTTCGACAAGCCAGTTGCAGCTCGGATGTTCCAAAAGGCCACTTTGCTGTGTATGTTGGAGAAACTCAAAAGACAAGATACGTGGTTCCAATCTccttcttgaaaaattcttcATTCCAGAGCCTGCTATCCCAAGCTGAAGAGGAGTTTGGGTTCAATCACCCTGCCAGTGGACTCACCATCCCTTGCAGCGAAGAAGTCTTCATTAGATTGACCTGTTAA